Proteins from one Bombus affinis isolate iyBomAffi1 chromosome 1, iyBomAffi1.2, whole genome shotgun sequence genomic window:
- the LOC126915150 gene encoding glycogen-binding subunit 76A isoform X2, which produces MYRRCTRTASYRAVSASLKHGLRVDQLKFRFLPRFTLASTESREAEEQGSSTTSPSEGRHADETSGSPVLEMGSMDSAGSAHSGGPSCGLVSSLFPSNCRGRAEAFARRLHRRLTSLGGEDNSQRNDDSSLPKETSWLRSPSTGRRIITSSSNKHVLQHQPRHNPNTDLCYDYDLEYEDGLSSPAEEATAAEVADLVVNPEVLKSNHHAIHNSSPIESKTSIDSESGHVFASPLLGTSPDSDSSDIFFDPESSDVEKPKNEMFFDPVTTSDSELTTSNLSNGCDIIRPKSLPCRRRPEISVEHSEDTSESSASFKRKNFCDKDPRKKDLVCSSEDSNDRSSQETSTSPSHESLWSTFDESTMSFQDECPAKTNPILIPHQNRLPKSHSDSEIPVHGPSRMITSAIKDERIDTDEVDFINFLSENSKLEDIKNARNLVKEDISDSSENTYEEDLPYDEEKPKDTLEQQSKILSLKLEEIPNNEIDDHSTYSSMINIPGALTLECPIVEGVIETTIKNEIKIQIENGAIIANSDEDKMCLLLKKLATSPSIKEDVRITEEPQDDSVEEEEEERPQKIRRCSSLKTGKTPPGTPGRKKIVRFADVLGLDLADVRTFLDEIPKVPNSAYSDLIYDDIFQKDTSPVSSSPSPAQWGARYVGNRRESGCRISSHKLDRTLVPLFQQPGGLPNFLDLVRERRVCLENVLVQDPVSLCIQGTVRVINLDFHKSVHIRYTLNSWRNFSDLQAIYVPNSCDGFSDKFSFVLYCHTLSIGQRLEFAVRFQCKGEQYWDNNAGLNYCFQCLPVSPAVGYMPITAQEGQHHEWSPVFY; this is translated from the coding sequence GCGAGCACCGAGAGTCGAGAGGCGGAAGAGCAGGGTAGCAGCACGACCTCGCCCTCGGAGGGCAGGCACGCCGACGAGACGTCCGGCTCGCCCGTCCTCGAGATGGGCAGCATGGATTCGGCGGGCAGCGCCCACAGTGGCGGCCCTTCCTGCGGCCTGGTCAGTTCCCTTTTCCCGAGTAATTGTCGTGGTCGAGCCGAGGCATTCGCCAGACGTCTTCATCGACGATTAACGTCTCTCGGTGGCGAAGACAATTCTCAACGAAACGATGATTCCTCGTTGCCGAAGGAAACCTCCTGGCTACGTTCGCCGTCAACAGGGAGAAGAATAATAACTAGCAGCTCCAACAAACACGTTCTTCAGCATCAACCTCGTCACAATCCTAACACGGATTTGTGCTACGATTACGATCTCGAGTATGAAGATGGCCTTAGTTCGCCGGCAGAAGAAGCCACAGCAGCGGAAGTCGCGGATTTAGTAGTGAATCCGGAAGTATTAAAATCGAATCATCATGCAATTCACAACAGTTCACCGATTGAATCGAAAACCAGTATAGATTCAGAATCTGGACACGTTTTCGCGTCTCCTTTGTTAGGAACGTCTCCAGATAGCGATTCCTCCGACATCTTCTTCGATCCAGAATCATCCGATGTTGAAAAGCCGAAGAACGAAATGTTCTTCGATCCCGTGACGACCTCGGATAGTGAACTGACTACGTCGAATCTCTCGAACGGTTGCGACATAATAAGGCCCAAAAGCTTGCCCTGTCGTAGAAGGCCGGAGATAAGCGTTGAACATTCCGAGGACACGTCTGAATCGAGCGCTTCGTTCAAAAGGAAAAATTTTTGCGATAAAGATCCGAGGAAGAAGGACTTGGTATGCAGCTCGGAGGACTCGAACGATAGAAGCTCCCAAGAGACATCCACGTCGCCCAGTCATGAATCTCTTTGGAGCACGTTCGACGAGAGCACTATGTCCTTTCAGGACGAATGTCCCGCAAAAACAAATCCTATTTTAATCCCACACCAGAACCGTCTTCCCAAGTCGCATTCTGATTCAGAGATACCCGTCCACGGACCTAGTAGAATGATCACTTCCGCGATTAAGGATGAGAGAATCGATACCGACGAAGTCGATTTTATTAACTTTCTGTCGGAGAATAGCAAATTAGAGGATATTAAGAACGCGAGGAATCTCGTCAAAGAAGATATTTCGGATTCGTCGGAAAATACGTACGAGGAGGATCTTCCATATGACGAAGAAAAGCCCAAGGATACACTGGAGCAACAGTCAAAGATTTTATCTTTGAAACTCGAAGAGATTCCTAACAATGAGATTGACGACCATTCGACGTACAGCAGTATGATCAACATCCCTGGTGCTCTCACCCTCGAGTGTCCTATAGTAGAGGGAGTGATAGAAACCACGATAAAGAACGAGATAAAAATACAGATAGAAAATGGAGCTATAATAGCTAACAGCGACGAGGATAAGATGTGCCTTTTGTTGAAGAAGCTCGCCACAAGTCCAAGTATCAAAGAGGACGTTCGTATAACCGAGGAGCCACAGGACGATAGCgtcgaagaagaggaagaagaaagacctCAGAAGATCAGACGGTGTTCTTCTTTGAAGACAGGAAAAACACCACCAGGGACACCTGGAAGGAAGAAGATCGTTCGATTCGCAGACGTTTTAGGCCTAGATCTCGCCGACGTGCGAACGTTCTTAGACGAAATCCCCAAAGTGCCGAACTCAGCGTACAGCGACTTGATCTACGATGACATTTTTCAGAAAGACACCAGTCCTGTAAGCAGCTCGCCAAGCCCAGCTCAATGGGGAGCCAGATACGTAGGTAATCGACGCGAATCAGGCTGCAGGATATCTTCGCATAAACTGGACAGAACTTTGGTGCCTCTGTTTCAACAACCTGGCGGTCTACCTAATTTCCTGGATCTAGTCCGTGAACGTCGAGTGTGCTTAGAGAACGTGCTGGTCCAGGATCCCGTGTCTCTCTGTATCCAGGGTACGGTCCGCGTGATCAATCTGGACTTTCACAAGTCGGTGCACATCAGATACACGTTGAACTCGTGGCGAAACTTCAGCGACTTGCAAGCCATCTACGTACCTAACTCGTGCGACGGTTTCAGCGACAAATTTTCGTTCGTCCTGTACTGTCACACGCTGTCAATTGGTCAGAGGCTGGAGTTTGCGGTTCGATTTCAATGCAAGGGCGAGCAGTACTGGGACAACAACGCCGGGCTCAATTACTGCTTCCAGTGTTTGCCTGTTTCTCCAGCCGTTGGTTACATGCCCATCACGGCTCAGGAGGGTCAGCATCACGAGTGGTCGCCTGTGTTCTACTGA
- the LOC126915150 gene encoding glycogen-binding subunit 76A isoform X5, translating to MDGEKYRNDCAATSIDIKVTVQASTESREAEEQGSSTTSPSEGRHADETSGSPVLEMGSMDSAGSAHSGGPSCGLVSSLFPSNCRGRAEAFARRLHRRLTSLGGEDNSQRNDDSSLPKETSWLRSPSTGRRIITSSSNKHVLQHQPRHNPNTDLCYDYDLEYEDGLSSPAEEATAAEVADLVVNPEVLKSNHHAIHNSSPIESKTSIDSESGHVFASPLLGTSPDSDSSDIFFDPESSDVEKPKNEMFFDPVTTSDSELTTSNLSNGCDIIRPKSLPCRRRPEISVEHSEDTSESSASFKRKNFCDKDPRKKDLVCSSEDSNDRSSQETSTSPSHESLWSTFDESTMSFQDECPAKTNPILIPHQNRLPKSHSDSEIPVHGPSRMITSAIKDERIDTDEVDFINFLSENSKLEDIKNARNLVKEDISDSSENTYEEDLPYDEEKPKDTLEQQSKILSLKLEEIPNNEIDDHSTYSSMINIPGALTLECPIVEGVIETTIKNEIKIQIENGAIIANSDEDKMCLLLKKLATSPSIKEDVRITEEPQDDSVEEEEEERPQKIRRCSSLKTGKTPPGTPGRKKIVRFADVLGLDLADVRTFLDEIPKVPNSAYSDLIYDDIFQKDTSPVSSSPSPAQWGARYVGNRRESGCRISSHKLDRTLVPLFQQPGGLPNFLDLVRERRVCLENVLVQDPVSLCIQGTVRVINLDFHKSVHIRYTLNSWRNFSDLQAIYVPNSCDGFSDKFSFVLYCHTLSIGQRLEFAVRFQCKGEQYWDNNAGLNYCFQCLPVSPAVGYMPITAQEGQHHEWSPVFY from the coding sequence GCGAGCACCGAGAGTCGAGAGGCGGAAGAGCAGGGTAGCAGCACGACCTCGCCCTCGGAGGGCAGGCACGCCGACGAGACGTCCGGCTCGCCCGTCCTCGAGATGGGCAGCATGGATTCGGCGGGCAGCGCCCACAGTGGCGGCCCTTCCTGCGGCCTGGTCAGTTCCCTTTTCCCGAGTAATTGTCGTGGTCGAGCCGAGGCATTCGCCAGACGTCTTCATCGACGATTAACGTCTCTCGGTGGCGAAGACAATTCTCAACGAAACGATGATTCCTCGTTGCCGAAGGAAACCTCCTGGCTACGTTCGCCGTCAACAGGGAGAAGAATAATAACTAGCAGCTCCAACAAACACGTTCTTCAGCATCAACCTCGTCACAATCCTAACACGGATTTGTGCTACGATTACGATCTCGAGTATGAAGATGGCCTTAGTTCGCCGGCAGAAGAAGCCACAGCAGCGGAAGTCGCGGATTTAGTAGTGAATCCGGAAGTATTAAAATCGAATCATCATGCAATTCACAACAGTTCACCGATTGAATCGAAAACCAGTATAGATTCAGAATCTGGACACGTTTTCGCGTCTCCTTTGTTAGGAACGTCTCCAGATAGCGATTCCTCCGACATCTTCTTCGATCCAGAATCATCCGATGTTGAAAAGCCGAAGAACGAAATGTTCTTCGATCCCGTGACGACCTCGGATAGTGAACTGACTACGTCGAATCTCTCGAACGGTTGCGACATAATAAGGCCCAAAAGCTTGCCCTGTCGTAGAAGGCCGGAGATAAGCGTTGAACATTCCGAGGACACGTCTGAATCGAGCGCTTCGTTCAAAAGGAAAAATTTTTGCGATAAAGATCCGAGGAAGAAGGACTTGGTATGCAGCTCGGAGGACTCGAACGATAGAAGCTCCCAAGAGACATCCACGTCGCCCAGTCATGAATCTCTTTGGAGCACGTTCGACGAGAGCACTATGTCCTTTCAGGACGAATGTCCCGCAAAAACAAATCCTATTTTAATCCCACACCAGAACCGTCTTCCCAAGTCGCATTCTGATTCAGAGATACCCGTCCACGGACCTAGTAGAATGATCACTTCCGCGATTAAGGATGAGAGAATCGATACCGACGAAGTCGATTTTATTAACTTTCTGTCGGAGAATAGCAAATTAGAGGATATTAAGAACGCGAGGAATCTCGTCAAAGAAGATATTTCGGATTCGTCGGAAAATACGTACGAGGAGGATCTTCCATATGACGAAGAAAAGCCCAAGGATACACTGGAGCAACAGTCAAAGATTTTATCTTTGAAACTCGAAGAGATTCCTAACAATGAGATTGACGACCATTCGACGTACAGCAGTATGATCAACATCCCTGGTGCTCTCACCCTCGAGTGTCCTATAGTAGAGGGAGTGATAGAAACCACGATAAAGAACGAGATAAAAATACAGATAGAAAATGGAGCTATAATAGCTAACAGCGACGAGGATAAGATGTGCCTTTTGTTGAAGAAGCTCGCCACAAGTCCAAGTATCAAAGAGGACGTTCGTATAACCGAGGAGCCACAGGACGATAGCgtcgaagaagaggaagaagaaagacctCAGAAGATCAGACGGTGTTCTTCTTTGAAGACAGGAAAAACACCACCAGGGACACCTGGAAGGAAGAAGATCGTTCGATTCGCAGACGTTTTAGGCCTAGATCTCGCCGACGTGCGAACGTTCTTAGACGAAATCCCCAAAGTGCCGAACTCAGCGTACAGCGACTTGATCTACGATGACATTTTTCAGAAAGACACCAGTCCTGTAAGCAGCTCGCCAAGCCCAGCTCAATGGGGAGCCAGATACGTAGGTAATCGACGCGAATCAGGCTGCAGGATATCTTCGCATAAACTGGACAGAACTTTGGTGCCTCTGTTTCAACAACCTGGCGGTCTACCTAATTTCCTGGATCTAGTCCGTGAACGTCGAGTGTGCTTAGAGAACGTGCTGGTCCAGGATCCCGTGTCTCTCTGTATCCAGGGTACGGTCCGCGTGATCAATCTGGACTTTCACAAGTCGGTGCACATCAGATACACGTTGAACTCGTGGCGAAACTTCAGCGACTTGCAAGCCATCTACGTACCTAACTCGTGCGACGGTTTCAGCGACAAATTTTCGTTCGTCCTGTACTGTCACACGCTGTCAATTGGTCAGAGGCTGGAGTTTGCGGTTCGATTTCAATGCAAGGGCGAGCAGTACTGGGACAACAACGCCGGGCTCAATTACTGCTTCCAGTGTTTGCCTGTTTCTCCAGCCGTTGGTTACATGCCCATCACGGCTCAGGAGGGTCAGCATCACGAGTGGTCGCCTGTGTTCTACTGA
- the LOC126915150 gene encoding glycogen-binding subunit 76A isoform X3, with product MIMTHTEEVSTTFESKTPTEQMNGHSMASTESREAEEQGSSTTSPSEGRHADETSGSPVLEMGSMDSAGSAHSGGPSCGLVSSLFPSNCRGRAEAFARRLHRRLTSLGGEDNSQRNDDSSLPKETSWLRSPSTGRRIITSSSNKHVLQHQPRHNPNTDLCYDYDLEYEDGLSSPAEEATAAEVADLVVNPEVLKSNHHAIHNSSPIESKTSIDSESGHVFASPLLGTSPDSDSSDIFFDPESSDVEKPKNEMFFDPVTTSDSELTTSNLSNGCDIIRPKSLPCRRRPEISVEHSEDTSESSASFKRKNFCDKDPRKKDLVCSSEDSNDRSSQETSTSPSHESLWSTFDESTMSFQDECPAKTNPILIPHQNRLPKSHSDSEIPVHGPSRMITSAIKDERIDTDEVDFINFLSENSKLEDIKNARNLVKEDISDSSENTYEEDLPYDEEKPKDTLEQQSKILSLKLEEIPNNEIDDHSTYSSMINIPGALTLECPIVEGVIETTIKNEIKIQIENGAIIANSDEDKMCLLLKKLATSPSIKEDVRITEEPQDDSVEEEEEERPQKIRRCSSLKTGKTPPGTPGRKKIVRFADVLGLDLADVRTFLDEIPKVPNSAYSDLIYDDIFQKDTSPVSSSPSPAQWGARYVGNRRESGCRISSHKLDRTLVPLFQQPGGLPNFLDLVRERRVCLENVLVQDPVSLCIQGTVRVINLDFHKSVHIRYTLNSWRNFSDLQAIYVPNSCDGFSDKFSFVLYCHTLSIGQRLEFAVRFQCKGEQYWDNNAGLNYCFQCLPVSPAVGYMPITAQEGQHHEWSPVFY from the coding sequence GCGAGCACCGAGAGTCGAGAGGCGGAAGAGCAGGGTAGCAGCACGACCTCGCCCTCGGAGGGCAGGCACGCCGACGAGACGTCCGGCTCGCCCGTCCTCGAGATGGGCAGCATGGATTCGGCGGGCAGCGCCCACAGTGGCGGCCCTTCCTGCGGCCTGGTCAGTTCCCTTTTCCCGAGTAATTGTCGTGGTCGAGCCGAGGCATTCGCCAGACGTCTTCATCGACGATTAACGTCTCTCGGTGGCGAAGACAATTCTCAACGAAACGATGATTCCTCGTTGCCGAAGGAAACCTCCTGGCTACGTTCGCCGTCAACAGGGAGAAGAATAATAACTAGCAGCTCCAACAAACACGTTCTTCAGCATCAACCTCGTCACAATCCTAACACGGATTTGTGCTACGATTACGATCTCGAGTATGAAGATGGCCTTAGTTCGCCGGCAGAAGAAGCCACAGCAGCGGAAGTCGCGGATTTAGTAGTGAATCCGGAAGTATTAAAATCGAATCATCATGCAATTCACAACAGTTCACCGATTGAATCGAAAACCAGTATAGATTCAGAATCTGGACACGTTTTCGCGTCTCCTTTGTTAGGAACGTCTCCAGATAGCGATTCCTCCGACATCTTCTTCGATCCAGAATCATCCGATGTTGAAAAGCCGAAGAACGAAATGTTCTTCGATCCCGTGACGACCTCGGATAGTGAACTGACTACGTCGAATCTCTCGAACGGTTGCGACATAATAAGGCCCAAAAGCTTGCCCTGTCGTAGAAGGCCGGAGATAAGCGTTGAACATTCCGAGGACACGTCTGAATCGAGCGCTTCGTTCAAAAGGAAAAATTTTTGCGATAAAGATCCGAGGAAGAAGGACTTGGTATGCAGCTCGGAGGACTCGAACGATAGAAGCTCCCAAGAGACATCCACGTCGCCCAGTCATGAATCTCTTTGGAGCACGTTCGACGAGAGCACTATGTCCTTTCAGGACGAATGTCCCGCAAAAACAAATCCTATTTTAATCCCACACCAGAACCGTCTTCCCAAGTCGCATTCTGATTCAGAGATACCCGTCCACGGACCTAGTAGAATGATCACTTCCGCGATTAAGGATGAGAGAATCGATACCGACGAAGTCGATTTTATTAACTTTCTGTCGGAGAATAGCAAATTAGAGGATATTAAGAACGCGAGGAATCTCGTCAAAGAAGATATTTCGGATTCGTCGGAAAATACGTACGAGGAGGATCTTCCATATGACGAAGAAAAGCCCAAGGATACACTGGAGCAACAGTCAAAGATTTTATCTTTGAAACTCGAAGAGATTCCTAACAATGAGATTGACGACCATTCGACGTACAGCAGTATGATCAACATCCCTGGTGCTCTCACCCTCGAGTGTCCTATAGTAGAGGGAGTGATAGAAACCACGATAAAGAACGAGATAAAAATACAGATAGAAAATGGAGCTATAATAGCTAACAGCGACGAGGATAAGATGTGCCTTTTGTTGAAGAAGCTCGCCACAAGTCCAAGTATCAAAGAGGACGTTCGTATAACCGAGGAGCCACAGGACGATAGCgtcgaagaagaggaagaagaaagacctCAGAAGATCAGACGGTGTTCTTCTTTGAAGACAGGAAAAACACCACCAGGGACACCTGGAAGGAAGAAGATCGTTCGATTCGCAGACGTTTTAGGCCTAGATCTCGCCGACGTGCGAACGTTCTTAGACGAAATCCCCAAAGTGCCGAACTCAGCGTACAGCGACTTGATCTACGATGACATTTTTCAGAAAGACACCAGTCCTGTAAGCAGCTCGCCAAGCCCAGCTCAATGGGGAGCCAGATACGTAGGTAATCGACGCGAATCAGGCTGCAGGATATCTTCGCATAAACTGGACAGAACTTTGGTGCCTCTGTTTCAACAACCTGGCGGTCTACCTAATTTCCTGGATCTAGTCCGTGAACGTCGAGTGTGCTTAGAGAACGTGCTGGTCCAGGATCCCGTGTCTCTCTGTATCCAGGGTACGGTCCGCGTGATCAATCTGGACTTTCACAAGTCGGTGCACATCAGATACACGTTGAACTCGTGGCGAAACTTCAGCGACTTGCAAGCCATCTACGTACCTAACTCGTGCGACGGTTTCAGCGACAAATTTTCGTTCGTCCTGTACTGTCACACGCTGTCAATTGGTCAGAGGCTGGAGTTTGCGGTTCGATTTCAATGCAAGGGCGAGCAGTACTGGGACAACAACGCCGGGCTCAATTACTGCTTCCAGTGTTTGCCTGTTTCTCCAGCCGTTGGTTACATGCCCATCACGGCTCAGGAGGGTCAGCATCACGAGTGGTCGCCTGTGTTCTACTGA
- the LOC126915150 gene encoding glycogen-binding subunit 76A isoform X4 — translation MAYSYLYYVWSTTYLLTLWLSLKNLASTESREAEEQGSSTTSPSEGRHADETSGSPVLEMGSMDSAGSAHSGGPSCGLVSSLFPSNCRGRAEAFARRLHRRLTSLGGEDNSQRNDDSSLPKETSWLRSPSTGRRIITSSSNKHVLQHQPRHNPNTDLCYDYDLEYEDGLSSPAEEATAAEVADLVVNPEVLKSNHHAIHNSSPIESKTSIDSESGHVFASPLLGTSPDSDSSDIFFDPESSDVEKPKNEMFFDPVTTSDSELTTSNLSNGCDIIRPKSLPCRRRPEISVEHSEDTSESSASFKRKNFCDKDPRKKDLVCSSEDSNDRSSQETSTSPSHESLWSTFDESTMSFQDECPAKTNPILIPHQNRLPKSHSDSEIPVHGPSRMITSAIKDERIDTDEVDFINFLSENSKLEDIKNARNLVKEDISDSSENTYEEDLPYDEEKPKDTLEQQSKILSLKLEEIPNNEIDDHSTYSSMINIPGALTLECPIVEGVIETTIKNEIKIQIENGAIIANSDEDKMCLLLKKLATSPSIKEDVRITEEPQDDSVEEEEEERPQKIRRCSSLKTGKTPPGTPGRKKIVRFADVLGLDLADVRTFLDEIPKVPNSAYSDLIYDDIFQKDTSPVSSSPSPAQWGARYVGNRRESGCRISSHKLDRTLVPLFQQPGGLPNFLDLVRERRVCLENVLVQDPVSLCIQGTVRVINLDFHKSVHIRYTLNSWRNFSDLQAIYVPNSCDGFSDKFSFVLYCHTLSIGQRLEFAVRFQCKGEQYWDNNAGLNYCFQCLPVSPAVGYMPITAQEGQHHEWSPVFY, via the coding sequence GCGAGCACCGAGAGTCGAGAGGCGGAAGAGCAGGGTAGCAGCACGACCTCGCCCTCGGAGGGCAGGCACGCCGACGAGACGTCCGGCTCGCCCGTCCTCGAGATGGGCAGCATGGATTCGGCGGGCAGCGCCCACAGTGGCGGCCCTTCCTGCGGCCTGGTCAGTTCCCTTTTCCCGAGTAATTGTCGTGGTCGAGCCGAGGCATTCGCCAGACGTCTTCATCGACGATTAACGTCTCTCGGTGGCGAAGACAATTCTCAACGAAACGATGATTCCTCGTTGCCGAAGGAAACCTCCTGGCTACGTTCGCCGTCAACAGGGAGAAGAATAATAACTAGCAGCTCCAACAAACACGTTCTTCAGCATCAACCTCGTCACAATCCTAACACGGATTTGTGCTACGATTACGATCTCGAGTATGAAGATGGCCTTAGTTCGCCGGCAGAAGAAGCCACAGCAGCGGAAGTCGCGGATTTAGTAGTGAATCCGGAAGTATTAAAATCGAATCATCATGCAATTCACAACAGTTCACCGATTGAATCGAAAACCAGTATAGATTCAGAATCTGGACACGTTTTCGCGTCTCCTTTGTTAGGAACGTCTCCAGATAGCGATTCCTCCGACATCTTCTTCGATCCAGAATCATCCGATGTTGAAAAGCCGAAGAACGAAATGTTCTTCGATCCCGTGACGACCTCGGATAGTGAACTGACTACGTCGAATCTCTCGAACGGTTGCGACATAATAAGGCCCAAAAGCTTGCCCTGTCGTAGAAGGCCGGAGATAAGCGTTGAACATTCCGAGGACACGTCTGAATCGAGCGCTTCGTTCAAAAGGAAAAATTTTTGCGATAAAGATCCGAGGAAGAAGGACTTGGTATGCAGCTCGGAGGACTCGAACGATAGAAGCTCCCAAGAGACATCCACGTCGCCCAGTCATGAATCTCTTTGGAGCACGTTCGACGAGAGCACTATGTCCTTTCAGGACGAATGTCCCGCAAAAACAAATCCTATTTTAATCCCACACCAGAACCGTCTTCCCAAGTCGCATTCTGATTCAGAGATACCCGTCCACGGACCTAGTAGAATGATCACTTCCGCGATTAAGGATGAGAGAATCGATACCGACGAAGTCGATTTTATTAACTTTCTGTCGGAGAATAGCAAATTAGAGGATATTAAGAACGCGAGGAATCTCGTCAAAGAAGATATTTCGGATTCGTCGGAAAATACGTACGAGGAGGATCTTCCATATGACGAAGAAAAGCCCAAGGATACACTGGAGCAACAGTCAAAGATTTTATCTTTGAAACTCGAAGAGATTCCTAACAATGAGATTGACGACCATTCGACGTACAGCAGTATGATCAACATCCCTGGTGCTCTCACCCTCGAGTGTCCTATAGTAGAGGGAGTGATAGAAACCACGATAAAGAACGAGATAAAAATACAGATAGAAAATGGAGCTATAATAGCTAACAGCGACGAGGATAAGATGTGCCTTTTGTTGAAGAAGCTCGCCACAAGTCCAAGTATCAAAGAGGACGTTCGTATAACCGAGGAGCCACAGGACGATAGCgtcgaagaagaggaagaagaaagacctCAGAAGATCAGACGGTGTTCTTCTTTGAAGACAGGAAAAACACCACCAGGGACACCTGGAAGGAAGAAGATCGTTCGATTCGCAGACGTTTTAGGCCTAGATCTCGCCGACGTGCGAACGTTCTTAGACGAAATCCCCAAAGTGCCGAACTCAGCGTACAGCGACTTGATCTACGATGACATTTTTCAGAAAGACACCAGTCCTGTAAGCAGCTCGCCAAGCCCAGCTCAATGGGGAGCCAGATACGTAGGTAATCGACGCGAATCAGGCTGCAGGATATCTTCGCATAAACTGGACAGAACTTTGGTGCCTCTGTTTCAACAACCTGGCGGTCTACCTAATTTCCTGGATCTAGTCCGTGAACGTCGAGTGTGCTTAGAGAACGTGCTGGTCCAGGATCCCGTGTCTCTCTGTATCCAGGGTACGGTCCGCGTGATCAATCTGGACTTTCACAAGTCGGTGCACATCAGATACACGTTGAACTCGTGGCGAAACTTCAGCGACTTGCAAGCCATCTACGTACCTAACTCGTGCGACGGTTTCAGCGACAAATTTTCGTTCGTCCTGTACTGTCACACGCTGTCAATTGGTCAGAGGCTGGAGTTTGCGGTTCGATTTCAATGCAAGGGCGAGCAGTACTGGGACAACAACGCCGGGCTCAATTACTGCTTCCAGTGTTTGCCTGTTTCTCCAGCCGTTGGTTACATGCCCATCACGGCTCAGGAGGGTCAGCATCACGAGTGGTCGCCTGTGTTCTACTGA